One stretch of Acropora muricata isolate sample 2 chromosome 12, ASM3666990v1, whole genome shotgun sequence DNA includes these proteins:
- the LOC136893407 gene encoding myeloid differentiation primary response protein MyD88-like isoform X1: MESSRRKKITRRIKESLRRTPKKEGCKMPKQNLPEFPVQSQNPELTRVDLTSVEETSPGGTQAREAEVEMVTSNEKLMKHLPPEGKKTLVELLQPLKPFGKDYRGLADSLGFNVQFIDWLGSTNEPVVRLLNHIENIKITNVISHLEEMGRQDAAEDLRQFEELTYSPGELEEHRRRIDDTEDRPTTHKRYDAFVCFAAQDKQFLKKLVTTMEAQPYNLRLCYTERDFLGGGCYLENAALAIEQRCKKFVVLLSKNYDGSDGAVYESQIAITLEPGAQQQRIIPILLEDEYRKTIPKPMAHLTYLDYPRWQENIPKFWEKLAVSLGWNQSQTSCRTVLPSSNLCIRCTPSRRPSKFIFGVRFRFGKKKKKEIMLKRT, from the exons ATGGAAAGTTCAAGGAGGAAGAAGATTACTAGAAGGATCAAGGAAAGCCTTAGAAGGACACCAAAAAAAGAGGGATGTAAAATGCCAAAGCAGAATCTCCCAGAATTCCCAGTACAAAGCCAAAACCCAGAATTAACCAGAGTGGATCTTACATCTGTGGAAGAAACTTCTCCTGGCGGTACCCAAGCAAGGGAAG CAGAAGTTGAAATGGTGACCAGCAATGAGAAGCTCATGAAGCACTTACCTCCAGAAGGTAAAAAGACTCTGGTGGAGTTACTACAGCCATTGAAACCATTTGGGAAGGACTACAGAGGACTTGCAGACTCCCTGGGATTTAATGTGCAATTTATTGACTGGCTTGGAAGCACAAATGAACCGGTCGTGAGATTACTAAACCATATTGAAAACATTAAGATTACAAATGTGATTTCACATTTAGAGGAAATGGGGAGACAGGATGCAGCAGAGGATCTTCGTCAATTTGAAG agTTAACTTATTCTCCTGGTGAATTGGAAGAACACAGGAGAAGAATTG ATGACACTGAAGACAGGCCGACAA CACACAAAAGATACGATGCCTTTGTTTGTTTCGCTGCACAAGACAAACAGTTCTTGAAAAAGCTTGTCACAACAATGGAAGCACAACCCTATAATCTACGTCTTTGCTACACAGAGCGTGACTTCCTGGGAGGTGGTTGCTACCTTGAAAATGCTGCTCTTGCTATTGAACAGAGGTGCAAAAAATTTGTTGTTCTTCTGTCCAAGAACTATGATGGTAGTGACGGAGCTGTTTATGAGTCACAGATTGCAATTACCCTAGAACCGG GAGCACAACAACAGCGCATTATCCCAATTCTTTTGGAAGACGAGTACCGCAAAACCATTCCAAAGCCAATGGCTCATCTTACCTATCTTGATTATCCTCGATGGCAAGAGAACATTCCCAAATTCTGGGAGAAATTAGCAGTGTCCCTGGGATGGAACCAGAGTCAGACGTCATGTAGAACAG TGCTCCCATCATCAAATTTGTGCATCAGATGTACTCCATCAAGACGGCCATCAAAGTTCATCTTTGGAGTTCGCTTCAGATTtggcaagaaaaagaagaaggaaatcATGTTGAAGCGTACATGA
- the LOC136893407 gene encoding myeloid differentiation primary response protein MyD88-like isoform X2 — MESSRRKKITRRIKESLRRTPKKEGCKMPKQNLPEFPVQSQNPELTRVDLTSVEETSPGGTQAREEVEMVTSNEKLMKHLPPEGKKTLVELLQPLKPFGKDYRGLADSLGFNVQFIDWLGSTNEPVVRLLNHIENIKITNVISHLEEMGRQDAAEDLRQFEELTYSPGELEEHRRRIDDTEDRPTTHKRYDAFVCFAAQDKQFLKKLVTTMEAQPYNLRLCYTERDFLGGGCYLENAALAIEQRCKKFVVLLSKNYDGSDGAVYESQIAITLEPGAQQQRIIPILLEDEYRKTIPKPMAHLTYLDYPRWQENIPKFWEKLAVSLGWNQSQTSCRTVLPSSNLCIRCTPSRRPSKFIFGVRFRFGKKKKKEIMLKRT, encoded by the exons ATGGAAAGTTCAAGGAGGAAGAAGATTACTAGAAGGATCAAGGAAAGCCTTAGAAGGACACCAAAAAAAGAGGGATGTAAAATGCCAAAGCAGAATCTCCCAGAATTCCCAGTACAAAGCCAAAACCCAGAATTAACCAGAGTGGATCTTACATCTGTGGAAGAAACTTCTCCTGGCGGTACCCAAGCAAGGGAAG AAGTTGAAATGGTGACCAGCAATGAGAAGCTCATGAAGCACTTACCTCCAGAAGGTAAAAAGACTCTGGTGGAGTTACTACAGCCATTGAAACCATTTGGGAAGGACTACAGAGGACTTGCAGACTCCCTGGGATTTAATGTGCAATTTATTGACTGGCTTGGAAGCACAAATGAACCGGTCGTGAGATTACTAAACCATATTGAAAACATTAAGATTACAAATGTGATTTCACATTTAGAGGAAATGGGGAGACAGGATGCAGCAGAGGATCTTCGTCAATTTGAAG agTTAACTTATTCTCCTGGTGAATTGGAAGAACACAGGAGAAGAATTG ATGACACTGAAGACAGGCCGACAA CACACAAAAGATACGATGCCTTTGTTTGTTTCGCTGCACAAGACAAACAGTTCTTGAAAAAGCTTGTCACAACAATGGAAGCACAACCCTATAATCTACGTCTTTGCTACACAGAGCGTGACTTCCTGGGAGGTGGTTGCTACCTTGAAAATGCTGCTCTTGCTATTGAACAGAGGTGCAAAAAATTTGTTGTTCTTCTGTCCAAGAACTATGATGGTAGTGACGGAGCTGTTTATGAGTCACAGATTGCAATTACCCTAGAACCGG GAGCACAACAACAGCGCATTATCCCAATTCTTTTGGAAGACGAGTACCGCAAAACCATTCCAAAGCCAATGGCTCATCTTACCTATCTTGATTATCCTCGATGGCAAGAGAACATTCCCAAATTCTGGGAGAAATTAGCAGTGTCCCTGGGATGGAACCAGAGTCAGACGTCATGTAGAACAG TGCTCCCATCATCAAATTTGTGCATCAGATGTACTCCATCAAGACGGCCATCAAAGTTCATCTTTGGAGTTCGCTTCAGATTtggcaagaaaaagaagaaggaaatcATGTTGAAGCGTACATGA
- the LOC136893407 gene encoding myeloid differentiation primary response protein MyD88-like isoform X4: protein MESSRRKKITRRIKESLRRTPKKEGCKMPKQNLPEFPVQSQNPELTRVDLTSVEETSPGGTQAREEVEMVTSNEKLMKHLPPEGKKTLVELLQPLKPFGKDYRGLADSLGFNVQFIDWLGSTNEPVVRLLNHIENIKITNVISHLEEMGRQDAAEDLRQFEELTYSPGELEEHRRRIDDTEDRPTTHKRYDAFVCFAAQDKQFLKKLVTTMEAQPYNLRLCYTERDFLGGGCYLENAALAIEQRCKKFVVLLSKNYDGSDGAVYESQIAITLEPGAQQQRIIPILLEDEYRKTIPKPMAHLTYLDYPRWQENIPKFWEKLAVSLGWNQSQTSCRTGE from the exons ATGGAAAGTTCAAGGAGGAAGAAGATTACTAGAAGGATCAAGGAAAGCCTTAGAAGGACACCAAAAAAAGAGGGATGTAAAATGCCAAAGCAGAATCTCCCAGAATTCCCAGTACAAAGCCAAAACCCAGAATTAACCAGAGTGGATCTTACATCTGTGGAAGAAACTTCTCCTGGCGGTACCCAAGCAAGGGAAG AAGTTGAAATGGTGACCAGCAATGAGAAGCTCATGAAGCACTTACCTCCAGAAGGTAAAAAGACTCTGGTGGAGTTACTACAGCCATTGAAACCATTTGGGAAGGACTACAGAGGACTTGCAGACTCCCTGGGATTTAATGTGCAATTTATTGACTGGCTTGGAAGCACAAATGAACCGGTCGTGAGATTACTAAACCATATTGAAAACATTAAGATTACAAATGTGATTTCACATTTAGAGGAAATGGGGAGACAGGATGCAGCAGAGGATCTTCGTCAATTTGAAG agTTAACTTATTCTCCTGGTGAATTGGAAGAACACAGGAGAAGAATTG ATGACACTGAAGACAGGCCGACAA CACACAAAAGATACGATGCCTTTGTTTGTTTCGCTGCACAAGACAAACAGTTCTTGAAAAAGCTTGTCACAACAATGGAAGCACAACCCTATAATCTACGTCTTTGCTACACAGAGCGTGACTTCCTGGGAGGTGGTTGCTACCTTGAAAATGCTGCTCTTGCTATTGAACAGAGGTGCAAAAAATTTGTTGTTCTTCTGTCCAAGAACTATGATGGTAGTGACGGAGCTGTTTATGAGTCACAGATTGCAATTACCCTAGAACCGG GAGCACAACAACAGCGCATTATCCCAATTCTTTTGGAAGACGAGTACCGCAAAACCATTCCAAAGCCAATGGCTCATCTTACCTATCTTGATTATCCTCGATGGCAAGAGAACATTCCCAAATTCTGGGAGAAATTAGCAGTGTCCCTGGGATGGAACCAGAGTCAGACGTCATGTAGAACAGGTGAATAG
- the LOC136893407 gene encoding myeloid differentiation primary response protein MyD88-like isoform X3, which translates to MESSRRKKITRRIKESLRRTPKKEGCKMPKQNLPEFPVQSQNPELTRVDLTSVEETSPGGTQAREAEVEMVTSNEKLMKHLPPEGKKTLVELLQPLKPFGKDYRGLADSLGFNVQFIDWLGSTNEPVVRLLNHIENIKITNVISHLEEMGRQDAAEDLRQFEELTYSPGELEEHRRRIDDTEDRPTTHKRYDAFVCFAAQDKQFLKKLVTTMEAQPYNLRLCYTERDFLGGGCYLENAALAIEQRCKKFVVLLSKNYDGSDGAVYESQIAITLEPGAQQQRIIPILLEDEYRKTIPKPMAHLTYLDYPRWQENIPKFWEKLAVSLGWNQSQTSCRTGE; encoded by the exons ATGGAAAGTTCAAGGAGGAAGAAGATTACTAGAAGGATCAAGGAAAGCCTTAGAAGGACACCAAAAAAAGAGGGATGTAAAATGCCAAAGCAGAATCTCCCAGAATTCCCAGTACAAAGCCAAAACCCAGAATTAACCAGAGTGGATCTTACATCTGTGGAAGAAACTTCTCCTGGCGGTACCCAAGCAAGGGAAG CAGAAGTTGAAATGGTGACCAGCAATGAGAAGCTCATGAAGCACTTACCTCCAGAAGGTAAAAAGACTCTGGTGGAGTTACTACAGCCATTGAAACCATTTGGGAAGGACTACAGAGGACTTGCAGACTCCCTGGGATTTAATGTGCAATTTATTGACTGGCTTGGAAGCACAAATGAACCGGTCGTGAGATTACTAAACCATATTGAAAACATTAAGATTACAAATGTGATTTCACATTTAGAGGAAATGGGGAGACAGGATGCAGCAGAGGATCTTCGTCAATTTGAAG agTTAACTTATTCTCCTGGTGAATTGGAAGAACACAGGAGAAGAATTG ATGACACTGAAGACAGGCCGACAA CACACAAAAGATACGATGCCTTTGTTTGTTTCGCTGCACAAGACAAACAGTTCTTGAAAAAGCTTGTCACAACAATGGAAGCACAACCCTATAATCTACGTCTTTGCTACACAGAGCGTGACTTCCTGGGAGGTGGTTGCTACCTTGAAAATGCTGCTCTTGCTATTGAACAGAGGTGCAAAAAATTTGTTGTTCTTCTGTCCAAGAACTATGATGGTAGTGACGGAGCTGTTTATGAGTCACAGATTGCAATTACCCTAGAACCGG GAGCACAACAACAGCGCATTATCCCAATTCTTTTGGAAGACGAGTACCGCAAAACCATTCCAAAGCCAATGGCTCATCTTACCTATCTTGATTATCCTCGATGGCAAGAGAACATTCCCAAATTCTGGGAGAAATTAGCAGTGTCCCTGGGATGGAACCAGAGTCAGACGTCATGTAGAACAGGTGAATAG